The Helicobacter canis genomic sequence AGATTAGCGGCAATACGCACGAAGATGACTTTATAGAATCCTTTTTCATCGCTAATACGCACGATACGATACTATTTATCACCAATAAAGGGCAGCTTTACTGGCTCAAAGTCTATAAAATCCCAGAAGCTGGGCGCACGGCGATTGGCAAAGCAGTGGTCAATCTCATCAATATCCAGCCTGATGAAAAGATTATGGCGACTATCACGACCAAAGATTTTAATAGCGATAAATCGCTTGTGTTTTTCACCAAAAACGGCATTGTCAAGCGCACAAATCTAAGCGAGTATAGCAATATCCGCTCTGTGGGCGTGCGTGCGATCAATCTTGATGAAAACGATGAGCTTGTGAGCGCGAATATTGTGGATTCTAGTGTCAAAGAGCTCTTCATCGCCACGCATAAGGGTATGTGTATCCGCTTTAGTATCAATGATATACGCGAGATTGGCAGAGTGGCTAGGGGTGTTACAGGGATACGCTTTAAAGAAAAGGGCGATTGCGTGATCGCTGCTACCACCATAAGCAGCGATAATGACAAGCTGCTAACCGTGAGTGAGCAAGGTATCGGCAAGCAGACCCTAGCGGGAGAATACCGCTTGCAGTCGCGCGGAGGCAAGGGTGTGATTGTGATGAAGCTTACTAGTAAAACAGGCGATCTTGTGAGCATTGTCAATGTCAATGATGAAAATATGGATCTAATGGTGCTAACCACCAAGGGCAAGATGATACGAGTCGATACAAACGCGATCCGCGAAGCAGGGCGCAACACAAGCGGTGTGAAAATCGTTAATGTCGGCAGCGAGAAAGTCGCCTTTGCGGTAACTTGCCCCAAAGAAGAAAGAGAAGAGACAAGCGAAGATGAAGCAAGCGCAAGTAATGAAGCAGAGTAAAACGGGGGGGGGGGGGGAATCTAAAGGATTCGGCTTCGGGTAATCATTGCACTGATTTCACAAATTTTGAGAGAACCGCAGACCTCAAGTCTAGCTCTCTCTCAAAATTTGTGAAAAACAGCACAAGCAATACCGCGATTCCTAGAATCCTAGAACAAAAGCAGCAATTAGAATCCAAAAGCGTTGATAAAAAACAAACACAACCCCTAGTAAACCCAACCGCGAGCAAGCTTAAACTAGAATCCACTTTTGAGCAAAACAGCCATTCTGCACACAACGCTCATTTATCGTCATCGCGAGCCTTGCGCCAGCAAGGCGTGGCGATCCATAAATCCGCGCAAGTGGATTCTAGTGTGGATTGCCACGCAACCGCGCTTGCTCGCAATGACAGAGAAAATAGCCCCTGTGAAAAAGTGGATTCTAGAGACAATGCCGAAAATATAAAAAACCTAGAATCCACTTTTGACAACGCCGCGCAAAAAAGCAAAAAAGCGGATTCTAGGGTTGAAGCGCAATCTTTTCACATTATCCTTCTTACATCGACACTTTTCACCCAAGCATTTTTTGCGCGTGCTGGAGTGTTTTTCTGCAGTTTTTGTGTATTTTTCCCATTTTTTGCGACATTGTGGGTGCGCAGGACCTTTGGCAAGGTGGATCTTAGCCAGATCATCTTCCACCTGCGCTTCCCTGTCGCGCCAAATGCCATTGATGTGGATTTTGTCTTTGCTTTTCTTGGTGTAGCCCTCTTGCCTAGCCTTGCTATCTCGCTAGCTCTTACGCACCCTAGTGGCACGGCTAGGGTGTTTGTAGCGATTTTTGCTCTGTGCAAGCGGGGCTTTGTGCTGGGCAGGGGCATAGTCTGCAAGCACTCTATGCTAGCGCGCTATGTGCTTATCATTGCACTTGGTATCTATGGCTGGGGCTATGTGGGCAAAAAGCTAAAAATCAGCGAATTTATCGCAAGCAACAAAGCGCATAAAACTTATAGCACCTTTTATGAGAGCCACTACAAAGCCCCCGATATAGAATCCATAAAGCAAAGCTTCTCTATGGTGGCAAAGCCTAGAAACTTGCTTGTGATTTATATGGAGTCTATGGAATCATCGTTTGCAAGCACAAATCCACACGATTTTATCCCAAGTATTGCTACGCCTAATCTCATTCCAAATTTAAGCACTCTGGCTTCAAAGGGGGTGAGCTTTAGCCATATCAAGCAGACCATAGGCACAGGCTGGACGATCGCTGGGCTTATCTCCTACAACTGCGCTTTCCCGCAAACTTGGCTGCCCTTTAACGCTGGCTTTAATGACAATGTCGCACGCTATTTTTTGCACTCGGCTACTTGCTTGGGCGATGTGTTTAGCGCGCTTGGCTATGAGCAGGCGTTTTTCCGTGGGGCGAATGCGGATTTCGCTGGGTCTAGGGGGTTTTTCACCTCGCATAATATCCCTATAAATGACCTTGCTTCCATAGAGGATTATGCGCAGGGCTTTGGGGATTATCGCAATGATTGGGGCGTGAAAGACTCCGTGCTTTTTAGCTATGTCAAGGAGTATTTACAAGAGTATGCTGCTAAAAAGGACAAAAAGCCCTTTGCCTTTTATGTGCTAAGTGCCGATACACACGCCCCGGGATTTGTGGATAAGGCGCAGTGCGATCTCCCCACAAGCTATGCCAACTCCCTGCACTGCTTTGATGGGATTGTGGGGGAGTTTGTGGAGTGGTTTTTGCAGAGTCCTTTGGCAAAGGATACGACTTTGGTCCTGCTAGGAGATCACCTCACAATGCAGCAGCGATTTGTGCGAGATGGCACAAGCAGAAGTATCTACAATGCTTTCATCAATCCCACTTTCACCAAGCCGCCCACGCAAGATCTGCTAGCAAATCGCGCCCTTAGCCACTTTGACATCACGGCATTACTACTAGATTCTATCGCTATCCCTACACGCGCCTTTGGGCTAGGGCGCAACCCTCTCTATGGGCACACGCTTCAAGAGCAGCTAGGGGAGGATACTCTTGCCGCAGAGCTTGGCAAGCCCTCAAGAGTATATGAGGGCTTTTGGGAGTTTGATAGAGATAAGCCCACGCAGCACTAGAATCCGCATTTTGTATTTGAGCGTTGGCTGCTCTCTGTCATCGCGAGATGACACCGCTCTCCCCCTATCCGTCATCGCGAGCCTTGCGCCAGCAAGGCGTGGCGATCCATAAATCCGCGCAAGTGGATTCTAGTGTGGATTGCCACGCAACCGCGCTTACTCGCAATGACAGAGAAAATAGCCCCTGTGAAAAAGCGGATTCTAGAGACAATGCCGAAAATATAAAAAACCTAGAATCTATTTTTGACAACAACGCGCAAAAAAGCAAAAAGTGGATTCTAGGGGGTTTAGGCTTGTTTCATCACCGCTTTGGGATTCTAGGATTTGCGATGAAAAAGCAGGGTTGCGCCGCCTTTTGCGCGGAGATAAGGCTGGTTGCCTATCGCACAAGCAAAAGGCAAGCTCCCTGCTTTATCGCGCAAAGCCGAATCCCTTCAAAAAGTGGATTCTAGGGGGTTCTTAGATTTTAACCCCTAGCGAAATTAGCCCAAAGTTGTGGAAGCCATCTTGTGTGGCAAACTCTTTGCTCCTATGCACGACACTGAGAGTCAGCATAAATCGCCGATACTCAAGCACACCACCCCAAATAAATTCAGCCATAAAAGGCATAATCGCGATTGTTTTTTCAACGGCAAAATGCGGGGCAAATGTATTGCCTTGCAAAAAGATATTACGCCCCACAGCACGCACGCCAGCCCCCGCAAAGCCATAGAGGCAAAAGCTCCTGCTAGGACTTGGCGCACCTACAAAGCCACTATTGATAAGCATAGGCGCGGTGTTGGGACTAAGAGCGTAGCCAAAGCGCATAAGCAAGCTTGCTTGCGCGTGGATTCTGGCATTGCCTAGGCTTAGGGCAAATTGCGGCATTAGATCTAGGCTATGGGCGGTGGCTTCTAGGATCTGTGGGATACTTGCACTTATGCCCCAATGTGCATTTAGGATAAATTCATTGCGTAGTTGTGTCCCCCAGCCTGCTAGATGGGCGTTGTTGGTTAGATCGTGGATGAGATCTTGCACTTCTTTTGCCCCGCTTGCCTTGCCCACAAGCCCAAGATCAATGCTTAGATTTTCAAATATATATGCACTGCGCGTAAGGCTACTAAATGTCGCGCCCAAGCCACCACCATAAGGGTGGTCATCTGCTGGCGGGATAGGGGAGAATCTATCCTTAGGGGCATACATTTCTTGCTTGATAGCTAGCCCAAAGCTAGTAGCCGCACTAGGCGTAAAAAACTGCTGCAAGCTAGCAAAGCGCAAAAACTTAAGCGCGCTAGATTCCTTAGAGACAAAGCCTAGCCGCACGCCTGCGGTGTAGTATTTATCTACTCTGCTATCGAAGTTTGCGTCATTTTCATAATCAAGCCAAAGTAGCGCGTGCGCGCGCATTTGGAGTGTGGGGGGTGCGGCTTTAGGGGCTTGCGCGGAGCTTGGTGAGTCGCTAGGCGTGGTGGTAGAATCTACATTATGCAGTAAGCATATACAAAGGATACATAATAGCCTTGCTATGGCGTGGGGTTTGGCTTGCTTGGAGCTAGATGTGATAGGGTGCAAGTTTTTGTATGGTAAGTTTAGTATAGATAGGTGGTAGATTGGAGTCTCCGCGAGCGGAGACAAAGGGTTATTTTGCTTCTTCAGCAGGAGCTTGAGCCATATCATCTTTAGGCTCTTCAGCATTTTCAAGTGCTGCTGGTGCATTCTCATCAGCTGGAGCTTGCTCTGCGGCTTCTGGTGCAGGTGCTTCAGTAGCTTGTGTATCTGCTGCTTGCTCAGGAGCTTCTTGTGCTGCTGGTGCGCTTGACTCTGTTTGTGTAGCAGCTTCTTCTGCTTTCTTATCATCACCACACGCGCTAAAAAGCATAGCTAAAGCCGCTGCAACCGCCAATTTTGAAAAAAGACCTTTCATAGGACACTCCTTGTAAGAAATAAAGCCACATTGTATAACGCGCTATATTAAATCTGGCTTTATTTAAGCTTTTTGAGGCTTGATTGCGCAGCGGTGTGATTCTGGGCTCTTTGGGCTAGAATTTTGGCTAGGTCTATGCAGGACTCTAGGCTTTGTATAGGGCTGGCATAGCATATCGTGCTAGGGGCGAAGGCACGCAGGGTTGTCTGCCCGATCGCTACGGCGATATAGCTAGGATCCCAGCCAAAATTCTGCACAAAAAAGTGATAATGACTTGGCGCGGTAAAAATTAGCACAGATTGAGGGCGTGGCTTTAGGGATTGGGGCAGGGGCTTTGGCTGTTTGGTGTAGGCGGTGATTTGGGCTAGGGGGATTTGGGCTTGTGTGAGAAGTAGGTCGAGATTTGAGGCGATGTCTTTGGCGCGGAAGTAGAGCATTTTACGCCCATTAGCGCGCTCTATAATCTCTCCAGCAAAGCTTTCCCCGTGCGAGGTGCTAGAGACAAACTCCACAGCAAAGCCTGCTTGGGTCAATGCTTGGGCGCATTTCTCCCCTATGGCAAATGCAGGAATCTTGGCAAATGCGCTAAGCTCTTTTCTCTTAGCCATTGCTTGCATAAGGGAAAAAACCGCGTGTTTAGAGGTGAAAATAAGCGCGTCAATGCACTCTTGTGGCGCGTGGGGTGGGATATTGGATTCTAGTAGGGCATCATAGATGGGGAGATAGTGGATCTCACTCACGCAGAGCGTGGGGATCTCTTGGGAGATTGTAGAGTGGATTAGCACAATATCACGCATAAGACTCCTTCTATGTGGCTTTGTGGTGGGATAGCTTAGGGATTGCGATAGATCCTATGAAAAGTCGCAAATCTCGGCACGCCATTTTTGGTATAGCCGTAGAATTTATAGGTGATGATAGAGCCTATGGGCGGTGGATCATCGCGCTCTTTATCGCTAAAGCCGCTGCCGATTTTAAAGCGCAGTGTGCGTTTTGCGCCATTGGTGGTGATTTCTTGCTCGCAAGTTAGAGAGCCTAGCTTGCTAGCGTATTTGCCCTTGCCTTTGTGGTGGGCTATGACTTTGCACTCTGTATCTTCATAGAGCTTGAGCTTTAGGGCATTTGTGCTGCGTGTTTGCTCATAAGGGGCGTTGATCTTTCTTAGCACTAGTCCTTCTGCACCCTGCTTGCTTAGATCTCGCAAATGCGCAAAAAGCTCCTTTTCACTTGTGATTGGCTGATGTTTGATAGGGGTAATGCGCGTTGCTTTGCCTGCTTGGCTTGATAGATAAGATTCTAGCACGCTAAGTCGCTCAAGCAGCGTGCAGGGCTTGGGGGCTTTCTGGCTGGATTCTAGCCCACAAGCTGGCACATCAAAGACATAATACCCCACTTTGTCCCACAAGCTTTGGTGCTTGTCTGTGCTGGGGCTATGGCAGGGGCAGTGTGTGCAGTCTTTTTGCACAAGGGCTAAGATCTTTTCAAACTCCCCCCTACCTATCCATAGCTCGCCATCAAGCATAAAGGGCGGAAAATCTTTGGTAAAGCAAGCAGGGGCGTTGATCACTCTGCCATTGCGCGTGATAAGCTGCTTGCCATTCCATAAGGCACGCACGCCATCAAGCTTTTCACTCATTACATATTCTTGGAGATTGTTAGGCTTGGCTTTGTGATAGTCCATAAGCAGCAGCACTTGCGGGGGCTTTTTGCTTTGTGCTTGCTCGCTTTGGGGTAGATCTTTTGCATAGGCGAGTAGCCCACATAGTAGGAGCAAAAAGTGGATTCTATATCGCAGGGAAGTCATCTTCGCCTTGCATAAATGCGCGGAGTTTTTTGTATAGCACGATACCTGCACGCTTTAGCGCGTAGTCATAGCTTGCTTGGCTCTCTTGTATGCTTGCTTGGAAAATAGCTCTTTGGGCGCAATCTAGCAGTGTGATTTGCAGCGTTATGCTTGCTCCTTTCGCATTTTTGGTGCTTGTAGCAGAGATACTAAGCAAGGGGGCTTTGTCCTTGGTGATAGTAGCAAGCTTAGAAATCTCTGCGCTAAGGGCGGAGCTTTGTGCGGCACTTAGCCCATAGTAGGCGACATTTAGCATAGGCTTTGGGGTGTGGTCATAGAGAGTGAGTAGCTGGCTAAAAAGCTTTGGCGTAGGGGCTTGCAGTGCTGATAGGATAGGCATAATAGCATTAGCACGGCGCAAGCTGGATTCTAGCACGCCAAAATCTCTTAGGCTAAGGCAGCTAGGATCTGTGCTGCTAAGGTGCTTGGCAGGGGCTAGGGTCTCTTGTAGCTGGGCGCGTAGTGGAGCGAGTAAATGCTCTTTGCTAATGCCTACTTGGACATAGTATGTGCCGTGCTTGTAGGCTTTGTTGGTGATTTGGAGATTTTGCAAGGAGAGAGAGGCGGAGTCTAGCTGTATATGCTGGGAGAGCGTGGTTGTGAGCTTGTCATTATGCTGGGCGTTGTGGATATGCGTAGAGGAGCGCACTTGGGTCTGCACACTTTGGGCTAGGTCATCAATGGCAGACTGCTTGGCACTCTCAAAGCTTTTCCCCGTGCCGACCCCATAGAATCTAGCTCCGTGCTGCTTGGCACTCTCACTGCCTAAAAACCAG encodes the following:
- a CDS encoding LTA synthase family protein codes for the protein MKNSTSNTAIPRILEQKQQLESKSVDKKQTQPLVNPTASKLKLESTFEQNSHSAHNAHLSSSRALRQQGVAIHKSAQVDSSVDCHATALARNDRENSPCEKVDSRDNAENIKNLESTFDNAAQKSKKADSRVEAQSFHIILLTSTLFTQAFFARAGVFFCSFCVFFPFFATLWVRRTFGKVDLSQIIFHLRFPVAPNAIDVDFVFAFLGVALLPSLAISLALTHPSGTARVFVAIFALCKRGFVLGRGIVCKHSMLARYVLIIALGIYGWGYVGKKLKISEFIASNKAHKTYSTFYESHYKAPDIESIKQSFSMVAKPRNLLVIYMESMESSFASTNPHDFIPSIATPNLIPNLSTLASKGVSFSHIKQTIGTGWTIAGLISYNCAFPQTWLPFNAGFNDNVARYFLHSATCLGDVFSALGYEQAFFRGANADFAGSRGFFTSHNIPINDLASIEDYAQGFGDYRNDWGVKDSVLFSYVKEYLQEYAAKKDKKPFAFYVLSADTHAPGFVDKAQCDLPTSYANSLHCFDGIVGEFVEWFLQSPLAKDTTLVLLGDHLTMQQRFVRDGTSRSIYNAFINPTFTKPPTQDLLANRALSHFDITALLLDSIAIPTRAFGLGRNPLYGHTLQEQLGEDTLAAELGKPSRVYEGFWEFDRDKPTQH
- a CDS encoding lipid A deacylase LpxR family protein produces the protein MLKSLKMIWLKLLLKKQNNPLSPLAETPIYHLSILNLPYKNLHPITSSSKQAKPHAIARLLCILCICLLHNVDSTTTPSDSPSSAQAPKAAPPTLQMRAHALLWLDYENDANFDSRVDKYYTAGVRLGFVSKESSALKFLRFASLQQFFTPSAATSFGLAIKQEMYAPKDRFSPIPPADDHPYGGGLGATFSSLTRSAYIFENLSIDLGLVGKASGAKEVQDLIHDLTNNAHLAGWGTQLRNEFILNAHWGISASIPQILEATAHSLDLMPQFALSLGNARIHAQASLLMRFGYALSPNTAPMLINSGFVGAPSPSRSFCLYGFAGAGVRAVGRNIFLQGNTFAPHFAVEKTIAIMPFMAEFIWGGVLEYRRFMLTLSVVHRSKEFATQDGFHNFGLISLGVKI
- a CDS encoding uroporphyrinogen-III synthase; the encoded protein is MRDIVLIHSTISQEIPTLCVSEIHYLPIYDALLESNIPPHAPQECIDALIFTSKHAVFSLMQAMAKRKELSAFAKIPAFAIGEKCAQALTQAGFAVEFVSSTSHGESFAGEIIERANGRKMLYFRAKDIASNLDLLLTQAQIPLAQITAYTKQPKPLPQSLKPRPQSVLIFTAPSHYHFFVQNFGWDPSYIAVAIGQTTLRAFAPSTICYASPIQSLESCIDLAKILAQRAQNHTAAQSSLKKLK
- a CDS encoding DNA ligase codes for the protein MTSLRYRIHFLLLLCGLLAYAKDLPQSEQAQSKKPPQVLLLMDYHKAKPNNLQEYVMSEKLDGVRALWNGKQLITRNGRVINAPACFTKDFPPFMLDGELWIGRGEFEKILALVQKDCTHCPCHSPSTDKHQSLWDKVGYYVFDVPACGLESSQKAPKPCTLLERLSVLESYLSSQAGKATRITPIKHQPITSEKELFAHLRDLSKQGAEGLVLRKINAPYEQTRSTNALKLKLYEDTECKVIAHHKGKGKYASKLGSLTCEQEITTNGAKRTLRFKIGSGFSDKERDDPPPIGSIITYKFYGYTKNGVPRFATFHRIYRNP
- a CDS encoding LPP20 family lipoprotein produces the protein MQRLMGYCIALVLLAGCGSAPPSWFLGSESAKQHGARFYGVGTGKSFESAKQSAIDDLAQSVQTQVRSSTHIHNAQHNDKLTTTLSQHIQLDSASLSLQNLQITNKAYKHGTYYVQVGISKEHLLAPLRAQLQETLAPAKHLSSTDPSCLSLRDFGVLESSLRRANAIMPILSALQAPTPKLFSQLLTLYDHTPKPMLNVAYYGLSAAQSSALSAEISKLATITKDKAPLLSISATSTKNAKGASITLQITLLDCAQRAIFQASIQESQASYDYALKRAGIVLYKKLRAFMQGEDDFPAI